In one Shewanella loihica PV-4 genomic region, the following are encoded:
- a CDS encoding esterase/lipase family protein, translating into MKLVLVHGIFNTGQVMGWMRRQFERQGYECLTPTLAPFDGRHGIAFAAKQLQSHIEAALAEDETICLIGFSMGGIVARYYLQHLGGEKRTKALFSISSPHHGSYLAWLPYPSRAMRELRPKSQLLSQLAACQERLEGIALYSFRTPIDFTIVPSRSSHWPGAENKVIWRPLHLSMIFSRRVVAEILAGVVQLSPGGETAPQTVKGLQRAEE; encoded by the coding sequence ATGAAACTCGTGTTAGTCCATGGGATCTTTAATACCGGCCAGGTGATGGGGTGGATGCGGCGTCAGTTTGAGCGTCAGGGCTATGAGTGCTTAACGCCTACCCTGGCCCCCTTCGATGGCAGGCATGGTATCGCCTTTGCGGCCAAACAGCTGCAAAGCCATATCGAGGCAGCCCTGGCCGAGGATGAGACCATCTGCCTCATCGGTTTTAGCATGGGCGGCATAGTTGCCCGTTACTACCTACAGCATTTGGGGGGCGAGAAACGCACCAAGGCGCTGTTTTCTATTTCTTCTCCCCATCATGGCAGCTATCTCGCCTGGCTGCCCTATCCGTCGCGGGCGATGCGTGAGCTGAGGCCAAAGAGTCAGTTGTTGTCTCAGCTGGCCGCTTGCCAGGAGCGCCTGGAGGGGATCGCCCTCTACTCGTTTCGCACGCCCATCGATTTCACCATAGTGCCGAGTCGCAGCTCCCATTGGCCGGGGGCCGAGAATAAGGTGATCTGGCGACCGCTACATCTGTCGATGATCTTCAGTCGCCGCGTAGTGGCAGAGATCCTAGCTGGGGTGGTGCAGCTGTCGCCGGGTGGTGAGACTGCGCCACAGACCGTGAAGGGCCTCCAGCGAGCAGAGGAGTAG
- the mgtE gene encoding magnesium transporter, which yields MPIEVLDSETTDQRLNQLTQALGSGMFVHVRSMLHDMAASDIAFILESSPPRTRQVLWQLIDQQHTGEILDELGEELKDTLITQMSPERVAKAAEGMDTDDLAYILRSLPDSVFNQVLQSMTAQDRARVEQALSYPEDTAGSIMNTDTVTVRPDVTIDVILRYLRIRGELPDATDTLYVVDKRDSLLGGVRITDLLTCDPNASVREIMNDDLEGIPVGMDDGEVAQLFERHDWVSAPVVEEETNRLLGRITIDDIVDVIREDAEHSMMGMAGMDDDTDTFGPVVKSTLRRSLWLTINLFAALLAASVSNMFENTLEQFATIAILMTIVPSMGGVAGNQTLALVIRGIALGQIGQSNSRWLIGKELAIGFLNGLLWSMLVFAAVWLWKGDIALGGLIGGAMLINMTVAGLAGACIPLLLKKFNVDPALAGGMVLTTVTDVIGLFAFLGLATLFLLN from the coding sequence ATGCCGATCGAAGTGTTAGATAGTGAAACCACAGATCAACGCCTTAATCAGCTCACTCAAGCCTTAGGCAGCGGCATGTTTGTCCATGTGCGCAGCATGCTGCACGACATGGCCGCCTCAGATATCGCCTTCATCCTGGAATCCTCTCCGCCGCGCACCCGTCAGGTGCTCTGGCAACTGATCGATCAGCAGCACACGGGGGAGATCCTCGACGAGCTGGGCGAAGAACTCAAAGATACCCTGATCACCCAGATGAGCCCCGAGCGCGTCGCCAAGGCAGCCGAAGGCATGGACACGGACGATCTGGCCTACATACTGCGTAGTCTGCCCGACAGCGTCTTCAATCAGGTGTTGCAGTCGATGACGGCGCAAGACAGAGCCAGGGTGGAGCAAGCCCTTTCCTACCCGGAAGACACCGCCGGCAGTATCATGAACACGGATACGGTCACCGTGCGCCCCGATGTCACCATAGACGTGATCCTGCGTTACCTGAGGATCCGCGGCGAGCTGCCCGATGCCACCGATACCCTCTATGTGGTGGATAAGCGCGACAGCCTGCTGGGCGGTGTGCGCATTACCGACCTGCTGACCTGCGACCCCAATGCCTCGGTGCGGGAGATCATGAACGACGATCTCGAAGGGATCCCCGTGGGCATGGATGACGGCGAGGTCGCCCAGCTGTTCGAGCGTCACGACTGGGTCTCGGCCCCCGTGGTCGAAGAGGAGACCAACCGTCTGCTGGGGCGTATCACCATCGATGATATCGTCGACGTGATCCGTGAAGACGCCGAACACTCCATGATGGGGATGGCGGGGATGGACGACGACACAGATACCTTCGGCCCTGTGGTCAAGAGTACCCTGAGACGCTCCCTCTGGCTGACCATCAACTTGTTTGCGGCCCTGCTGGCCGCCTCGGTCAGCAACATGTTCGAGAACACCCTGGAGCAGTTTGCCACCATCGCCATCTTGATGACCATAGTCCCCAGTATGGGTGGCGTCGCCGGCAACCAGACCCTGGCGCTGGTGATCCGCGGTATCGCCCTGGGGCAGATAGGCCAGAGTAACTCCCGCTGGCTGATCGGCAAGGAGCTGGCCATCGGCTTTCTCAACGGCCTGCTCTGGTCCATGCTGGTGTTTGCCGCCGTCTGGCTGTGGAAGGGCGACATCGCCCTGGGCGGACTGATCGGCGGCGCCATGCTGATCAACATGACGGTGGCCGGTCTGGCCGGCGCCTGTATCCCACTGCTGCTGAAGAAGTTTAACGTCGATCCCGCACTGGCCGGTGGCATGGTGCTGACCACAGTCACTGATGTGATCGGCCTGTTCGCCTTCCTCGGCCTGGCGACCCTGTTCCTGCTAAATTGA
- a CDS encoding RNA polymerase factor sigma-54, producing MKASLQLKMGQHLTMTPQLQQAIRLLQLSSLELQQEIQQALESNPLLELDEEQESASIELQDDGVTDSFDNKYDDKIELDSSQDNSGVETSDALTQDSMPDELPVDTTWDEVYTASPNSSSGAMRDDDMPFQGETSEGLYEHLEWQKNLTPFSDNDLAIATAIIDAIDERGYLTQTCEDILEAMGDPEIELDEVEAVLKRVQHFDPIGVAARDLSECLTIQLAQYSDDTPHIANARMLIKEHLDLIAGRDFRLLMRKTKLKEDELRDAIALIQTLNPRPGLAITASRDEYVIPDVTVTKKKGRWVVELNPDSMPKINVNQQYAAMARSTKSQADGQFIRGHLQEAKWFLKSLESRNETLLKVTNCIVDFQQGFFEFGEEAMKPMVLNDIAEAVEMHESTISRVTTQKYMHTPRGIFELKYFFSSHVGTDDGGECSSTAIRAFIKKLVAAENQKKPLSDSKMAQLLAEQGIKVARRTIAKYREAMLIPPSNQRKSL from the coding sequence ATGAAAGCGTCACTTCAGCTCAAAATGGGTCAGCATCTCACCATGACGCCCCAGCTACAACAGGCCATACGTCTGTTGCAGTTGTCGTCATTAGAGTTGCAGCAGGAGATCCAGCAGGCATTAGAATCCAACCCGCTACTGGAGTTGGATGAAGAGCAGGAGAGCGCCAGCATCGAGCTGCAAGACGATGGCGTCACCGACAGCTTCGACAACAAGTACGACGACAAGATAGAGCTGGATTCGAGCCAGGATAACTCAGGGGTCGAGACCTCTGATGCCCTGACTCAAGACTCTATGCCAGACGAGCTGCCGGTGGATACCACCTGGGATGAGGTCTACACCGCCTCACCAAACTCAAGCTCGGGCGCCATGCGCGACGACGACATGCCTTTTCAGGGCGAGACCAGCGAAGGTCTGTATGAACACCTGGAATGGCAGAAGAACCTGACCCCTTTTTCCGATAACGACCTGGCCATCGCTACCGCCATCATCGACGCTATCGACGAGCGCGGTTACCTGACCCAGACCTGCGAAGATATTCTCGAGGCCATGGGCGACCCAGAGATCGAACTCGACGAGGTCGAAGCGGTGCTCAAGCGAGTACAACACTTCGACCCTATTGGCGTGGCGGCCCGTGATCTCAGCGAATGTCTGACCATTCAGCTGGCCCAATACAGCGACGATACCCCGCACATCGCCAACGCCCGCATGCTGATCAAGGAGCACCTGGATCTCATCGCCGGACGCGACTTCCGTCTGCTGATGCGCAAAACCAAGCTCAAGGAAGATGAGCTGAGGGATGCCATCGCCCTTATTCAGACCCTGAATCCCCGTCCCGGTCTCGCCATCACCGCCAGCCGCGACGAGTACGTGATCCCGGATGTGACCGTCACCAAGAAGAAGGGACGCTGGGTAGTCGAGCTCAACCCAGACAGCATGCCTAAGATCAACGTCAACCAGCAGTATGCCGCCATGGCCCGCAGCACTAAGAGTCAGGCGGATGGCCAGTTTATTCGCGGCCACCTGCAGGAAGCCAAATGGTTCCTCAAGAGCCTGGAGAGTCGCAACGAGACCCTGCTCAAGGTGACCAACTGTATCGTCGACTTCCAGCAAGGCTTCTTCGAATTTGGCGAAGAGGCGATGAAGCCCATGGTACTGAACGACATCGCCGAGGCGGTGGAGATGCATGAATCCACCATCTCACGTGTGACCACGCAAAAATATATGCATACCCCGAGAGGGATCTTCGAGCTTAAATACTTCTTCTCCAGTCACGTCGGTACCGACGATGGCGGAGAGTGCTCTTCAACAGCAATACGTGCCTTCATTAAGAAGCTGGTTGCTGCGGAAAACCAGAAAAAGCCATTGAGCGACAGCAAGATGGCTCAACTCTTGGCCGAACAGGGGATTAAGGTGGCTAGACGCACCATTGCCAAGTATCGCGAGGCAATGCTTATACCGCCCTCGAATCAGCGCAAGAGCTTATAA
- the rarD gene encoding EamA family transporter RarD: MPSHTQVSAKGNALAIVSFLLWGLLPLYYQFLPGADITEMLAIRLLCSVPFMLLVFLLLGKPLPSLALLRTNLPSVALCALASLIMCVSWYSFTWALTHGQVLAASLGFFINPLFAIGLGVLFLKDRLTVAQKWAVLLGTLGIGYMVMAYAQLPWLALLMGSFFALYGLCKKFIRFDSLTSVTIEAALLTPIAAGYLFWLSATGQSEALSSGTGTMLLYMGSAPVTLLPLIFFALAIRHTSLSMVGLLQYIEPTMHFLLAIFLFNETFDSVKAVSFALIWVGLLLCSLEALHGLWRSLTTRRQLHHPS; encoded by the coding sequence ATGCCCAGCCACACCCAAGTTAGCGCCAAAGGCAATGCCCTGGCGATCGTCTCCTTTCTGCTGTGGGGGCTACTGCCCCTCTACTATCAGTTTCTGCCGGGCGCGGATATCACTGAGATGCTGGCGATTCGCCTGCTCTGCTCTGTGCCTTTCATGCTGCTGGTCTTTCTGCTGCTTGGCAAACCTCTGCCCAGCCTGGCACTGCTTAGGACTAATCTTCCCTCGGTCGCCCTGTGCGCCCTAGCCTCACTCATCATGTGCGTCTCCTGGTACAGCTTCACCTGGGCACTGACCCATGGACAGGTGCTAGCGGCGAGCCTGGGCTTCTTCATCAACCCGCTATTTGCCATCGGATTAGGGGTGCTGTTTCTAAAAGACAGGCTGACTGTCGCCCAGAAATGGGCTGTACTGCTCGGCACTCTGGGCATAGGCTACATGGTGATGGCCTATGCCCAGCTCCCCTGGCTGGCATTGCTGATGGGCAGCTTCTTCGCCCTCTATGGTCTGTGCAAAAAGTTTATCCGTTTCGACTCGCTCACCTCTGTCACCATAGAGGCGGCGCTGCTCACCCCCATCGCCGCTGGCTATCTGTTCTGGCTAAGCGCCACGGGCCAGAGCGAGGCACTTTCGAGTGGCACGGGTACAATGCTACTTTACATGGGCTCGGCGCCCGTAACCCTGCTGCCACTTATCTTCTTCGCCCTGGCGATTCGTCACACCAGCCTCTCCATGGTCGGCCTGCTGCAGTACATAGAACCCACCATGCACTTCCTGCTGGCGATCTTCCTGTTTAACGAGACGTTCGATAGCGTCAAGGCAGTGAGCTTCGCCCTCATCTGGGTGGGGCTACTCCTCTGCTCGCTGGAGGCCCTTCACGGTCTGTGGCGCAGTCTCACCACCCGGCGACAGCTGCACCACCCCAGCTAG
- the mnmD gene encoding tRNA (5-methylaminomethyl-2-thiouridine)(34)-methyltransferase MnmD produces MNKIHVQMTKDGSHTLMSSLFDDSYHAHNGAISESEHVYIQSGLADLDPSFERVNILELGFGSGMNAMLTLKRVLGSDGKPGKLKRPIRFVTVEAYPVPSEVIAQLNYKEHLPPALQELFDRLHSAPWGEDVTLFPGFVLHKIHATWDSLALPENSINLVFYDGFAPSKQPELWTQDNFDRLFPMMMPGGMLVSYCANGQFKRNLKAAGFKVKPHPGALGRREMTRAWKPQPGNEE; encoded by the coding sequence ATGAACAAGATCCATGTACAGATGACCAAGGATGGTTCCCACACCCTGATGAGCAGCCTGTTTGACGACAGTTATCACGCCCATAACGGCGCCATCAGTGAGTCTGAACATGTCTATATCCAGTCGGGCCTTGCCGATCTGGATCCCAGCTTCGAGCGGGTGAATATTCTCGAGTTGGGGTTTGGTTCGGGCATGAATGCCATGCTGACGCTAAAGCGGGTGCTGGGCAGCGATGGTAAGCCGGGGAAGCTCAAGAGGCCGATACGTTTCGTGACGGTAGAGGCCTACCCAGTGCCTAGCGAGGTGATCGCTCAGCTGAACTACAAGGAGCATCTGCCGCCTGCGCTGCAGGAGCTGTTCGATCGCCTGCATAGCGCGCCCTGGGGCGAAGATGTCACCCTGTTTCCCGGCTTCGTGCTGCATAAGATCCACGCCACCTGGGACAGCCTGGCTTTGCCGGAAAATTCCATCAACCTGGTGTTCTACGACGGCTTTGCGCCCAGTAAGCAGCCCGAGCTCTGGACCCAGGATAACTTCGATCGTCTCTTTCCAATGATGATGCCGGGCGGCATGCTGGTCAGCTACTGTGCCAACGGCCAGTTCAAGCGTAATCTGAAGGCCGCAGGTTTTAAGGTGAAGCCCCATCCGGGGGCCCTGGGTCGCCGGGAGATGACCCGCGCCTGGAAGCCTCAGCCGGGAAATGAAGAGTAA
- a CDS encoding FG-GAP repeat domain-containing protein produces MKIPAIRALAPCLTASLTLLCSMQVFADKAPLAFVSQTIDTGFKLTHPLESLNLVGDANKELLAIGVDDRQTKWLAVYGLDGESSQYRLLHKMPLPGDLYRYDMSAKPKQAMLKQSSLQQGNLKQGKPQQADSLQSVYFMSRAHLSVLTVGDQGLALRELLNVAPLVVKPRIEFIARGEFVRDLNGDGRDDFIVGQFEQTQLFLSQNDSWQAQTLAIQPKVLLYRDGARYSETKLYFADMDFDGHDDIIKVGEGELEIYPQHQDGKFESYPRFQPVSQAISGLDWWDRRDAYGEALDQSDLVYRKVEALQDIDGDGLVDMVVRYTKSSGVLDRVNDYEIYLGVKGDKGVSFGKQPQSVIRGDGTLTGFELVDIDLDGRSEVLVSGFDIGLSQIIGALVSGSIDQDVHLFTMDDKRRFAAKPNMSKSVELSFSLTSGQSGAPVVKLADIDGDKRQDLLLSDGDTELDLFLGSAKGAPFDRKESLKLTLPIDGDMLSSEDLNLDGKADLLIKYGRQDKAELQSQFLVIMTQ; encoded by the coding sequence GTGAAAATACCGGCAATTCGTGCCCTCGCCCCCTGTCTCACCGCCAGCCTGACTCTGCTCTGCTCCATGCAGGTCTTCGCCGATAAGGCGCCGTTGGCCTTCGTCTCTCAAACCATAGATACCGGATTTAAGCTCACCCATCCGCTGGAGAGCCTCAACCTGGTCGGCGATGCTAACAAGGAGCTGCTGGCAATCGGTGTCGATGATCGCCAGACCAAATGGCTCGCCGTCTATGGCTTAGATGGCGAAAGCAGCCAGTATCGGCTGCTGCATAAGATGCCTCTGCCTGGCGATCTCTATCGATACGACATGAGTGCTAAGCCAAAGCAGGCCATGCTAAAGCAGAGCAGTTTACAGCAAGGCAATTTAAAGCAGGGCAAGCCACAGCAGGCCGATTCACTTCAGTCTGTCTACTTCATGTCGCGCGCTCATCTCTCTGTGTTGACGGTCGGCGACCAAGGGCTGGCACTTCGCGAGCTGCTCAATGTGGCGCCGCTGGTGGTGAAGCCGCGCATCGAGTTCATCGCCCGCGGCGAGTTTGTGCGTGATCTCAACGGCGATGGCCGTGATGATTTTATCGTGGGCCAGTTTGAGCAGACCCAGCTCTTCCTCAGTCAGAACGATAGCTGGCAGGCGCAGACCCTGGCGATACAGCCCAAGGTGCTGCTCTATCGCGATGGCGCCCGCTACAGCGAGACCAAGCTTTATTTTGCCGACATGGATTTCGATGGTCACGACGACATCATCAAGGTGGGCGAGGGGGAGCTTGAGATCTATCCCCAGCATCAGGATGGCAAGTTCGAGAGCTACCCCAGATTCCAGCCCGTGAGTCAGGCGATCAGTGGCCTGGACTGGTGGGACAGACGCGATGCCTATGGCGAGGCGCTGGATCAGAGCGATCTCGTCTATCGTAAGGTCGAGGCTCTGCAGGATATCGATGGCGACGGCCTTGTGGACATGGTGGTGCGCTACACCAAGAGCTCTGGGGTGCTGGATAGGGTCAACGATTATGAGATCTATCTGGGGGTGAAGGGCGACAAGGGAGTGAGCTTTGGCAAGCAGCCCCAGAGCGTGATCCGCGGCGATGGCACCCTGACGGGCTTCGAGCTGGTGGATATCGACCTAGATGGTCGCAGCGAGGTGCTGGTCTCTGGGTTCGATATTGGCCTGTCGCAGATCATCGGCGCCCTGGTGTCGGGCAGTATCGATCAGGACGTGCACCTGTTTACCATGGACGATAAGCGGCGTTTCGCCGCCAAGCCAAACATGAGCAAGTCGGTGGAGCTGAGTTTCAGCCTGACCTCGGGCCAGAGCGGTGCGCCCGTGGTAAAGCTGGCGGATATCGATGGCGACAAGCGTCAGGATCTGCTGCTTTCAGACGGCGACACAGAGCTGGATCTGTTTCTGGGTAGTGCCAAGGGCGCGCCCTTCGATCGCAAAGAAAGCCTCAAGCTCACCCTGCCTATCGATGGCGACATGCTCAGCAGCGAAGATCTTAATTTAGACGGTAAGGCGGATCTGCTTATCAAGTATGGCAGGCAGGATAAGGCCGAGCTGCAGAGCCAGTTTTTGGTGATCATGACCCAATAG
- the ptsN gene encoding PTS IIA-like nitrogen regulatory protein PtsN, whose amino-acid sequence MELSTILRPECTTCATPGSKKKVLELISDLAAVQYPTLSSQEIFESLLAREKMGSTGIGNGIAIPHGRLTNIDQPVAVLVKCAEPIAFDAIDNQPVDILFALLVPADQCEQHLSTLAAMAEKLNDKAIMKQLRKTQDESELYQVITQ is encoded by the coding sequence ATGGAACTGAGTACCATCCTGCGGCCGGAGTGCACCACCTGCGCCACTCCGGGCAGTAAGAAAAAGGTACTGGAGCTTATCAGCGACTTAGCCGCTGTCCAGTACCCCACCCTCTCCTCTCAAGAAATATTTGAAAGCCTTCTGGCTCGAGAGAAAATGGGCAGCACAGGTATAGGCAATGGTATCGCGATTCCTCACGGACGGCTGACTAACATAGATCAACCCGTGGCCGTACTGGTGAAATGTGCTGAACCAATCGCATTCGATGCCATTGACAATCAGCCCGTCGATATCCTTTTTGCGTTATTGGTGCCCGCAGATCAATGCGAGCAACATCTTAGCACCCTGGCCGCTATGGCCGAGAAGCTCAATGATAAGGCGATCATGAAGCAGCTAAGAAAGACCCAAGATGAATCCGAACTCTATCAGGTGATCACCCAATGA
- a CDS encoding HPr family phosphocarrier protein: MTKLARELTICNKLGLHARAATKLAVLAAKFDAEVTLIQGDKQASAASVLGLLMLETGMGKTITITSEGKDAQAALDAISALIDAKFDEAV, encoded by the coding sequence ATGACTAAGTTGGCTCGCGAGCTGACCATCTGCAACAAGTTGGGCCTGCACGCCAGAGCGGCGACCAAACTGGCTGTGCTCGCTGCCAAGTTCGACGCCGAGGTCACCCTGATCCAGGGCGATAAACAGGCCTCAGCCGCCAGTGTACTCGGCCTCCTGATGCTCGAAACCGGCATGGGTAAAACCATCACCATCACCAGCGAAGGCAAAGATGCCCAGGCGGCCCTGGATGCCATCAGCGCCCTTATTGACGCCAAATTCGATGAGGCCGTATAA
- a CDS encoding sensor histidine kinase, with protein sequence MQKTAKSLTRKLSFYFGGIALLVAAILYLLSIFILYWVEDELNRRSLEQIAPSAMAAFEQGAESPLVLSTTIVAYNDAASLPDEYQGIIDLPVGFLDELHDTFKEDIFIFRGQYGEGEATHPLILVMNAEQVELSRNEWNNISLVILAVTLMLFALFGFAITLLTRRLIAPIRAISEQLEDSEGDQSFRVSKDATQEFHALTASLNHYQQQIALLIRREQAFSRYASHELRTPLTIIQGASRLLEQEGKPEFMQRQRGRIAKAASNMQHIIDALLSLVKQEKGLSSPDLRPLQEKELKQILAEVEPLASQKQIQLGLTLDATPQIAPSEAVLRMLLINLLNNAINASDSGCIAISVDDEGISVKDQGRGMSSSDTRPQGHGLGLEIVEALCQRYQWRFSLSNCDKGCIARLHFPASTHAS encoded by the coding sequence GTGCAAAAAACCGCCAAGAGTCTGACTCGCAAGCTAAGTTTCTACTTCGGGGGGATCGCCCTTTTGGTGGCCGCCATCCTCTACCTGCTCAGTATATTTATCCTCTACTGGGTCGAAGATGAGCTCAACCGCCGCAGTCTGGAGCAGATAGCGCCTAGCGCTATGGCGGCATTCGAGCAGGGCGCCGAGTCGCCGCTGGTGTTGAGCACCACTATAGTGGCCTATAACGATGCCGCCAGCTTACCCGATGAATATCAGGGCATTATCGATCTGCCCGTCGGTTTTCTCGATGAGCTGCACGACACCTTCAAGGAAGATATCTTCATCTTTCGCGGCCAATATGGCGAAGGCGAGGCGACACATCCCCTGATTCTGGTGATGAATGCCGAGCAGGTAGAGCTGAGCCGCAACGAGTGGAATAACATCAGCCTGGTGATCCTGGCCGTCACCCTGATGCTGTTTGCCCTGTTCGGCTTTGCCATCACATTGCTCACCCGCAGGCTGATCGCGCCCATTCGCGCCATCAGCGAGCAGCTCGAGGATTCGGAGGGCGACCAGAGCTTTAGAGTCTCCAAGGATGCCACCCAGGAATTTCATGCCCTCACCGCCAGCCTCAACCATTATCAGCAGCAGATCGCCCTGCTGATCCGCCGGGAACAGGCCTTCTCCCGCTACGCCAGCCATGAACTGAGAACTCCGCTGACCATTATTCAGGGGGCCAGCCGTCTGCTGGAACAGGAGGGCAAACCCGAGTTTATGCAGCGACAACGAGGCCGTATCGCCAAGGCCGCCAGCAATATGCAGCACATCATAGACGCGCTACTTAGCCTGGTGAAACAGGAGAAGGGGCTGAGTTCACCCGACCTCAGGCCGCTACAGGAGAAAGAGCTAAAGCAGATCCTTGCCGAGGTCGAACCGCTGGCGAGCCAGAAACAGATCCAATTAGGCCTCACCCTAGATGCCACGCCGCAGATAGCCCCCAGCGAGGCGGTACTGCGCATGTTACTGATCAACTTGCTCAATAACGCCATCAACGCCAGCGACAGCGGCTGTATCGCCATCAGCGTCGACGATGAGGGGATCTCGGTGAAAGATCAGGGCCGCGGCATGAGCAGCAGCGACACTCGCCCTCAGGGCCATGGCTTAGGGCTGGAGATAGTCGAGGCCCTGTGTCAGCGTTATCAGTGGCGTTTTAGCCTCAGCAATTGCGACAAGGGCTGCATCGCCAGATTGCACTTTCCTGCATCAACCCATGCCTCCTGA
- the rapZ gene encoding RNase adapter RapZ — MKLVLVSGRSGSGKSVALRVLEDLGYYCVDNLPLQMMESLLEQLKGRSDLVAISVDVRNMPSEEIQLEKQLAKLPKDTEILSFFLNSSDNVLLKRYSETRRLHPLSRSKVSLKEAIQLEGKLLDPIAKLVDHYIDTSNLNIYELSDKVREILLGTVDKELVINFESFGFKYGMPTEADFMFDVRFLPNPHWETELRPLTGLDEPVQQFLSQQPLVNKFIWQIENLLETWLPHLERNNRSYLTIAIGCTGGQHRSVYVTDQLAKLFNKGKHKVQARHRELKHD, encoded by the coding sequence ATGAAATTGGTTTTGGTATCCGGACGCTCAGGATCGGGAAAATCCGTCGCACTCAGGGTCCTAGAAGATCTAGGCTACTACTGTGTCGACAATCTGCCCTTGCAGATGATGGAGTCCCTGCTGGAGCAGCTCAAGGGGCGCAGCGATCTCGTGGCCATCAGCGTCGATGTGCGCAACATGCCCAGCGAAGAGATCCAGCTGGAAAAGCAGCTGGCCAAGCTCCCCAAAGATACCGAAATCTTAAGTTTCTTCCTGAACTCAAGCGACAATGTACTGCTCAAGCGCTACAGCGAGACCCGCAGGCTACATCCGCTGTCGCGCTCTAAGGTCTCCCTCAAGGAGGCAATTCAGCTCGAGGGCAAGCTGCTCGACCCCATAGCTAAACTGGTGGATCACTATATCGACACCTCTAACCTCAACATCTATGAGTTGAGCGACAAGGTGCGCGAGATCCTGCTGGGCACGGTCGACAAGGAGCTGGTGATCAACTTCGAGTCCTTCGGCTTTAAATATGGCATGCCGACCGAAGCCGACTTCATGTTTGACGTGCGCTTCCTACCCAATCCCCATTGGGAAACTGAGCTGAGGCCACTGACTGGCCTGGATGAGCCAGTGCAGCAGTTTCTGAGTCAGCAGCCACTGGTCAACAAGTTCATCTGGCAGATCGAAAACCTGCTGGAGACCTGGTTACCACACCTGGAGCGCAACAACCGCAGCTACCTCACCATCGCCATCGGCTGCACCGGCGGCCAACACAGATCTGTCTATGTGACCGACCAGCTCGCCAAGCTGTTCAACAAGGGCAAGCATAAGGTTCAGGCGCGCCATAGAGAGCTAAAGCATGACTAA
- the hpf gene encoding ribosome hibernation promoting factor, translated as MQINLTGHHIEITQSLRSYIEEKFTKLERHFDQINNVHVVLNVEKLQQKVEAKLHLRGGEVFATSEHADMYAAIDSLIDKLDRQVIKHKEKLTKH; from the coding sequence ATGCAAATAAACCTGACTGGGCACCATATCGAGATCACCCAATCTCTACGAAGCTACATCGAAGAGAAATTCACAAAGCTTGAACGTCATTTCGATCAGATCAATAATGTGCACGTTGTATTAAATGTCGAAAAGTTGCAACAGAAGGTTGAGGCAAAGTTACATCTCCGTGGCGGAGAAGTGTTCGCAACATCCGAACATGCGGACATGTATGCCGCGATAGACTCCCTGATTGACAAACTCGATCGTCAGGTCATTAAACACAAAGAGAAGCTTACTAAACATTAA
- a CDS encoding response regulator transcription factor encodes MQNTQILIIEDNADVAGVLGDYLESQGAQVDYASNGELGLRLATEGHFDAIVLDLMLPKMDGYAVAKALRQQGSSVPILMLTALDDKQDLLQGFHSGADDYLTKPFDLDELHVRLLALIKRQLGRVAQGCQQCGPLTLNIAEHTAYRDGKKLQLTPSCYQILHLLISRAPNVVKREEIVQHLWGEEPPNSDILRSHMYQLRNQVDKPFDTPIILTVPKIGFRLDVNQ; translated from the coding sequence ATGCAAAATACTCAAATACTCATCATAGAAGATAATGCCGATGTCGCCGGTGTCCTGGGAGACTATCTCGAATCCCAAGGAGCTCAGGTGGATTATGCCAGCAATGGCGAGCTCGGCCTGCGCCTCGCCACCGAAGGGCACTTCGACGCCATAGTGCTGGATCTCATGCTGCCCAAGATGGACGGCTACGCCGTGGCCAAGGCCCTACGTCAGCAGGGCTCCAGCGTGCCCATATTGATGCTGACGGCGCTGGACGACAAACAAGATCTGCTGCAAGGCTTTCATAGTGGCGCCGACGACTATCTGACTAAGCCGTTCGATCTCGATGAGCTGCACGTGCGACTGCTGGCGTTGATCAAGCGTCAGCTCGGGCGCGTCGCCCAGGGCTGTCAGCAGTGCGGGCCGCTCACCCTCAACATCGCCGAGCACACCGCCTACCGCGATGGCAAGAAGCTGCAGCTGACCCCAAGCTGCTATCAGATCCTGCACCTGCTGATCTCCCGCGCCCCCAACGTGGTGAAGAGAGAGGAGATAGTACAGCACCTGTGGGGAGAAGAACCGCCCAACAGCGACATCTTGCGCAGCCACATGTACCAGCTGAGAAATCAGGTGGATAAACCCTTCGACACCCCCATCATACTCACCGTGCCTAAGATAGGCTTCCGGTTAGACGTGAACCAATAG